The following coding sequences lie in one Capnocytophaga stomatis genomic window:
- a CDS encoding ankyrin repeat domain-containing protein: MKTVISFVIFLILLALIHSSDLGFRSRKYANRAQNPPAKVFRGEALSAAQKIFDGDIKGMEQEIKQKNINLNALDPEKGYTLLMYATIIEDMKAMRRLLELGADPNIISADYSTPLKYAAALDNYKMLDLLFEFKAHPNPKIGRSPLIDVLLMGGFERTKKKMVDYLLAHGADINNIPLSGDNTMEAVTRINLDMAFYFLEKGGQPIIEGTNLSPMARYIQSEEKWLKKNNKSETEYYKKLLSLKQLLIDKYGVQFPYEKDTLQEAKLRIKLYEALSPQDKISINFKYNAGENSYQEDLEFVKNSE; the protein is encoded by the coding sequence ATGAAAACGGTGATAAGCTTTGTTATCTTCCTGATTTTATTGGCATTAATTCATTCTTCGGATTTGGGTTTTAGGTCGCGTAAATATGCCAATCGTGCGCAAAATCCCCCTGCCAAGGTGTTTCGTGGCGAGGCGTTGTCCGCCGCTCAAAAAATATTTGACGGCGACATCAAGGGAATGGAGCAAGAGATTAAACAAAAAAATATCAATCTCAATGCGTTAGACCCTGAAAAAGGTTATACGCTATTGATGTACGCCACCATTATAGAAGATATGAAAGCGATGCGAAGGCTACTGGAATTGGGGGCTGACCCTAATATTATTTCTGCTGATTATAGCACGCCATTAAAATACGCAGCGGCACTTGATAATTATAAAATGTTGGACTTGCTTTTTGAGTTTAAAGCCCATCCGAACCCCAAAATAGGGCGTTCTCCGTTAATTGATGTTTTGCTAATGGGTGGTTTTGAGCGTACTAAAAAGAAAATGGTGGATTATCTGTTGGCGCACGGGGCGGACATTAATAATATTCCGCTTAGTGGAGACAATACAATGGAGGCGGTTACCAGAATTAATTTGGATATGGCGTTTTATTTTTTGGAAAAAGGCGGACAGCCCATCATCGAAGGGACGAACCTAAGTCCGATGGCACGTTATATTCAATCCGAAGAAAAGTGGTTGAAAAAAAATAATAAATCAGAAACGGAGTATTATAAAAAATTATTATCCCTAAAACAGCTCTTAATTGACAAATACGGCGTTCAATTCCCTTATGAAAAAGACACCTTACAGGAAGCCAAATTAAGAATCAAACTATACGAAGCCCTAAGTCCGCAAGATAAAATTTCTATTAATTTTAAATACAATGCCGGTGAAAATTCTTACCAAGAAGATTTAGAATTTGTAAAAAATAGTGAATAA
- a CDS encoding beta-carotene 15,15'-monooxygenase, with protein MYKQAQGDTSHVFQIPKGLPRFKNKWIDKLVILLIFNLLGLFTLFSTGRFSGGRGIPIEVFVENISNYLIIVTLTNVLILSLMYLFNKTQMLWLKRLQMVWYYEAILWALLLLLTLYLGFFVQSELEILMMAG; from the coding sequence TTGTACAAACAAGCGCAAGGCGACACATCACACGTTTTTCAAATTCCCAAGGGACTTCCAAGATTTAAAAACAAATGGATAGATAAGCTGGTTATCTTGCTGATTTTTAATCTTTTGGGTTTGTTTACGCTTTTTTCAACGGGGCGGTTTTCCGGTGGGCGTGGCATTCCCATAGAGGTTTTTGTTGAAAATATCAGTAATTATTTGATTATTGTTACTCTAACTAATGTGTTGATTTTGAGTTTGATGTATCTTTTTAATAAAACCCAAATGCTTTGGCTGAAAAGATTACAAATGGTGTGGTATTATGAAGCGATTTTGTGGGCGTTGTTGCTGTTACTGACGCTCTATTTGGGGTTTTTCGTGCAGAGCGAATTAGAAATACTGATGATGGCAGGTTGA
- a CDS encoding SMI1/KNR4 family protein has translation MKIQTIEKGIRESYKIVEEQFGIELPKDYRNFLDLYNGAVIDNGYFYVEDLDEYITMHSFYGVNTDVRSHNIIFKNEEFIDDIPEKSILIGRDQGGGWLLLINDGENDGIWYYDHSYFFEQSSDEENTYFICETFTEFLEMLENTKLPEG, from the coding sequence ATGAAAATACAAACAATAGAAAAAGGCATAAGAGAAAGTTATAAGATTGTAGAAGAGCAATTTGGTATAGAATTACCAAAAGATTATCGTAATTTTTTAGATTTGTATAATGGAGCAGTTATAGATAACGGATATTTTTATGTAGAAGATTTGGACGAATATATCACAATGCACTCTTTTTATGGCGTTAATACCGATGTTCGTTCCCATAATATCATTTTCAAAAACGAAGAATTTATAGATGATATTCCTGAAAAATCCATCCTTATAGGAAGAGACCAAGGAGGCGGATGGCTTTTACTGATAAATGATGGCGAAAATGATGGCATTTGGTATTACGACCATTCGTATTTTTTTGAACAATCCTCAGACGAAGAAAACACTTATTTCATTTGCGAAACTTTTACCGAGTTTTTAGAAATGTTGGAAAATACCAAACTTCCTGAGGGATAA
- a CDS encoding SMI1/KNR4 family protein yields the protein MKIIGYPNGKKSKISDIEKHFKIKLPQDYKDFLNIYNGGETEEDAFIYVEDLDEYMIMGNFFGIDIDEGFADIYKINEEYNDDIPPNSLLIGSDMGSGLILLIQDGENDGIWYYDHSYFFEQSSDEENTYFICETFTEFLEILENTKLPEE from the coding sequence ATGAAAATTATAGGCTATCCAAACGGAAAGAAAAGTAAAATTTCCGACATAGAAAAACATTTTAAAATAAAACTTCCGCAAGATTATAAAGATTTTTTAAATATTTATAATGGAGGCGAAACCGAGGAAGATGCTTTTATATATGTAGAAGATTTAGACGAGTATATGATTATGGGGAATTTCTTCGGAATTGATATCGATGAAGGTTTTGCAGATATTTATAAAATCAATGAAGAGTATAATGATGATATACCTCCAAATTCATTGCTCATTGGTAGTGATATGGGAAGTGGCTTAATTTTACTTATTCAAGATGGCGAAAATGACGGCATTTGGTATTACGACCATTCGTATTTTTTTGAACAATCTTCCGATGAAGAAAACACTTATTTCATTTGTGAGACTTTTACCGAGTTTTTAGAAATATTGGAAAATACAAAACTTCCTGAGGAATAA
- a CDS encoding HNH endonuclease: MHNGYAFRDKPKYAPDPKKWEKKGGKVEVLEDGTWRYTDWEGNVVDYVNGYPVFKIPDHARQNVDIGKQKGNHTTDYTMAEKNSNLDPPKLSNQQTTWHHHEDGKTMQEVDRKIHNRFTHQGGVSQVKKNKVGIKKRK, from the coding sequence GTGCATAATGGGTATGCTTTTAGAGACAAACCCAAATACGCACCAGACCCTAAAAAATGGGAAAAGAAAGGTGGTAAAGTAGAGGTTTTGGAAGACGGCACTTGGCGTTATACCGATTGGGAGGGAAATGTAGTAGATTATGTAAATGGTTACCCTGTGTTTAAAATACCTGACCACGCTCGGCAAAATGTAGATATTGGAAAACAAAAAGGAAATCACACTACAGATTATACAATGGCTGAAAAGAACTCGAATTTAGATCCTCCAAAGTTATCAAATCAGCAAACCACTTGGCATCATCACGAAGACGGAAAAACAATGCAAGAAGTGGATAGAAAAATACATAATAGGTTTACTCATCAAGGAGGAGTTTCACAAGTTAAAAAGAATAAAGTTGGCATTAAAAAAAGAAAATAA
- a CDS encoding SMI1/KNR4 family protein: MEFSQTEQKLTSADMDDFERKIGLKLPQDFKEHYLKFNGGYPSFEYVKGLRNIFTINGFDSIKYGALPIEKLIDDFRESGVDFNNKIPFASDNGDNIFLISLDDSDYGKIYIIEAEFLEDKNYILVSESFTDFLNSFFNE, from the coding sequence ATGGAATTTTCACAAACAGAACAAAAGCTCACCTCGGCGGATATGGATGATTTTGAAAGAAAAATCGGACTAAAACTTCCGCAAGATTTTAAAGAACACTATCTAAAATTCAACGGAGGCTATCCTTCTTTTGAGTATGTAAAAGGGCTGAGAAATATTTTTACGATAAATGGTTTTGATTCCATTAAATATGGAGCACTCCCCATAGAAAAACTAATAGACGACTTTCGAGAAAGTGGTGTGGATTTCAATAATAAAATTCCTTTTGCAAGTGATAATGGCGATAATATCTTCTTAATTTCATTAGATGATTCGGATTATGGTAAGATTTATATCATTGAAGCCGAATTTTTAGAGGATAAAAATTATATTTTGGTTTCCGAATCTTTTACGGATTTTCTAAATTCTTTCTTTAATGAGTGA
- the gldA gene encoding gliding motility-associated ABC transporter ATP-binding subunit GldA, with protein MSVEVRELTRQYGSQIAVNQISFTLKKGEITGFLGPNGAGKSTTMKMITGSLIPTEGEIQINGINMLKNPILAQKKIGYLPEHNPLYLEMYVREYLSFMADLYGKIPRNRVEEVIEITGLTPESNKKIEQLSKGYRQRVGLASALIHDPEILILDEPTTGLDPNQLVEIRNIIKELGQNKIVLLSSHIMQEVQAICDRVIVLNKGSIVLDKRMSELQGKEQIIEVAFDFRVEERLLKQIPNVKSVVNEFEFLYNISFDTEKDMRPAVFDFAKENGLKILQINHKHKTLEQLFTELTK; from the coding sequence ATGTCAGTCGAAGTAAGAGAATTAACGCGACAATATGGAAGTCAAATAGCTGTAAATCAAATTAGTTTTACCCTGAAAAAAGGTGAAATAACAGGTTTTTTAGGACCAAATGGAGCCGGAAAATCTACAACGATGAAGATGATTACAGGTTCGTTAATTCCTACCGAAGGAGAAATTCAAATAAATGGGATTAATATGCTGAAAAATCCCATTTTAGCTCAAAAAAAAATAGGATATTTACCGGAACATAATCCGTTGTATTTGGAGATGTATGTTCGTGAATATCTTTCTTTTATGGCTGATTTATATGGGAAAATTCCTCGAAATAGGGTAGAGGAAGTTATTGAAATTACGGGACTTACGCCTGAAAGTAACAAAAAAATTGAGCAACTTTCAAAAGGTTATCGCCAACGTGTTGGGCTTGCTTCGGCACTGATTCACGACCCGGAAATTTTGATTTTGGACGAGCCAACCACAGGGCTTGACCCTAATCAACTTGTTGAAATTCGGAATATTATAAAAGAATTAGGGCAAAATAAAATAGTTTTACTTTCGTCGCACATTATGCAGGAAGTTCAAGCGATTTGCGATAGAGTTATCGTGCTGAATAAAGGCAGCATAGTTTTAGATAAAAGAATGTCAGAACTTCAAGGAAAAGAACAAATTATTGAAGTTGCATTTGATTTCAGAGTGGAAGAACGCCTTTTAAAGCAAATCCCGAATGTAAAATCAGTTGTGAATGAATTTGAGTTTCTGTACAATATTTCATTTGACACGGAAAAGGATATGCGTCCTGCTGTTTTTGATTTTGCAAAAGAAAATGGGCTTAAAATTCTGCAAATCAATCATAAGCATAAAACTTTAGAACAGCTTTTTACCGAATTAACAAAGTAA